Proteins co-encoded in one Cellulosilyticum sp. I15G10I2 genomic window:
- a CDS encoding BlaI/MecI/CopY family transcriptional regulator: METIKLSNSEMKFMQLIWHRAPINSTALVKLANAELGWKKSTTYTVLRRLGERGIIKNEKAIVTSLIERQEVQQVQSEELLGRVYEGSIKMFLASFLQREKITEKEAKELKTIIDEYTQKGE; encoded by the coding sequence ATGGAGACAATTAAATTATCAAATTCTGAAATGAAATTTATGCAGTTAATATGGCACAGAGCACCAATCAATTCTACAGCACTTGTTAAACTTGCAAACGCTGAACTTGGGTGGAAAAAATCCACAACCTATACTGTTTTACGTAGACTGGGTGAAAGAGGGATCATAAAAAATGAAAAGGCCATAGTGACCAGTCTTATAGAAAGACAAGAAGTGCAGCAAGTACAAAGTGAGGAGTTATTAGGAAGAGTTTATGAGGGGTCTATAAAGATGTTTTTAGCCTCATTTTTACAAAGAGAAAAAATAACAGAGAAAGAGGCTAAAGAACTTAAAACCATTATCGATGAGTATACACAGAAAGGGGAATAA
- a CDS encoding transglycosylase domain-containing protein, with protein MVTLFNKVVYMSMLSTLAAVLIIFLRALIGSRLPKILSYAMWGILLFRLLVPISFSSAVSIFNLYPISAENITISLDTTIKDYTKQPIDRILNTDQVSDTSNMISQEFIINTWFITALILIGLCILFYYGTVKKLNEAIVYHPDDLLEEALKKEILKRKVRIFSLEELSTPVVCGILKPKIIVPAALITAKDKTVLKNVIKHEIVHIKRFDHLIKLIALMAACIHWFNPIIWIALSLAHKDMERSCDEKVIQLSDQDIKKEYASSLLHFSLEKGSLKSVGIVAFGESNMKKRIKGVLRYKKPNFLIKMVCIIILIGMGAFFISDASQKTIDIQLERVKEQQGENWTELDKVSPYVVSAAIASEDRNFNKHSGVDITRIAGAFINNVTKRGQLQGASTITQQLVKNVSLEDEPISLSRKRKEIYTALKLERNYNKDQIMEAYLNVIAFGHGIQGIGEAARTYYEKEPSDLSKEEAATLIAVIQAPTLYSPLLSPENNKNKADYIISMMKE; from the coding sequence ATGGTTACTTTATTTAATAAAGTAGTTTATATGAGTATGTTATCTACTTTGGCAGCAGTTTTGATCATCTTCCTAAGAGCTTTAATTGGCAGCCGATTGCCTAAGATATTGAGTTACGCTATGTGGGGGATCTTGCTATTTAGATTGCTAGTGCCTATCTCTTTTTCATCCGCTGTGAGTATTTTTAATCTTTATCCTATTTCAGCAGAAAATATTACCATATCACTGGACACCACAATAAAAGACTATACAAAGCAGCCTATAGATCGAATTTTAAATACTGATCAAGTCAGTGACACTTCAAATATGATAAGTCAAGAATTTATTATTAACACATGGTTTATAACAGCATTAATCTTAATAGGCCTTTGTATTCTATTTTATTATGGGACTGTAAAAAAACTTAATGAAGCTATAGTATATCATCCAGATGACTTATTAGAAGAAGCATTAAAAAAAGAAATTCTCAAAAGAAAAGTCAGGATATTTAGTTTAGAAGAACTGTCTACCCCAGTCGTATGTGGTATTTTAAAACCTAAAATTATAGTACCTGCTGCGCTTATTACAGCCAAAGATAAGACGGTGCTTAAAAATGTTATAAAGCATGAAATAGTACATATCAAAAGATTTGATCATCTTATTAAACTAATCGCTCTAATGGCCGCATGCATTCATTGGTTCAATCCTATTATTTGGATTGCATTAAGCTTAGCGCACAAAGATATGGAAAGATCCTGTGATGAAAAAGTTATCCAGCTTTCAGATCAGGATATCAAAAAAGAGTATGCAAGTTCACTGCTTCACTTCTCACTAGAAAAAGGCAGTCTTAAAAGCGTAGGGATCGTAGCCTTTGGAGAAAGTAATATGAAAAAGAGGATTAAGGGAGTACTTCGTTATAAAAAACCTAACTTTTTAATAAAAATGGTTTGTATCATCATCTTAATTGGAATGGGAGCCTTTTTTATCAGTGATGCCAGTCAAAAAACGATTGATATCCAGCTCGAAAGGGTAAAAGAGCAGCAAGGTGAAAATTGGACAGAACTAGATAAGGTTTCTCCCTATGTAGTCAGTGCAGCTATTGCAAGTGAAGACAGAAATTTTAATAAACATAGTGGTGTAGATATAACGCGAATAGCTGGAGCATTTATAAATAATGTAACAAAAAGAGGGCAGCTTCAAGGGGCTTCAACGATCACTCAGCAACTCGTTAAAAATGTAAGTTTAGAGGATGAACCTATTTCACTAAGCCGAAAAAGAAAAGAAATTTATACAGCACTAAAACTAGAAAGAAACTATAACAAAGATCAGATTATGGAAGCTTATTTAAATGTTATTGCTTTTGGCCATGGCATTCAGGGGATAGGAGAAGCGGCAAGAACTTATTATGAAAAAGAGCCTTCAGATTTATCAAAAGAAGAAGCAGCCACACTGATTGCAGTGATACAAGCACCAACATTATACAGTCCTTTGCTAAGTCCAGAAAACAATAAAAATAAAGCAGATTATATTATAAGCATGATGAAGGAATAA